TGAGGCTCATACCCACAGCGTTCTGCACAGCTTTTAGAGATAATTGTAGACTGAGCACCACTATCGACAAAGGCCTGAAACAAAGATGGTTTCCTACTGAATCACATACTAAACAATAAAAGGGACTGCAAAGAAACAACCTAAAAGCATTCACAATTgagtttctaaaaaaaatctcaaaagtATAAACAACATTCAAGTCTTTCCTTCTCATGGCACAGGATGAAGGGTGAAAGCTTGagtaaacaataaaaaggtACATGAAGGAACCAGACTAATCCCTTTTACCATCTATATATACCTTCAGAGGTACTCCATTTACTTCCATGTCAACATACAACATGACCTGAAAGAAGCACAAACATGAACCCGTCATTggttaaagaacaaaagatatgATTTCAACACTGGTATTCTTTTATACATACCACCCTTGCAAAACCTTCAGGATTTTGTTCCAATGCAGCTGCCCAGTTCTCATCAATACCTTTCTGGCGAATGGCAGCTTCAATTCTCTTTTGAGCCTCCACATCAAATGGATCAGCATGGAGGAGAGCCTAGGTTACAAAGAGAACAATGTAGTGAATAGCCAGGTCAATAAAATGGTCAAGACATTCACACTACCAGGTTTACACTTATGGACTCGGTTGTGAAAAAAGGTCTGCAAATAGACTTGGAAAGACTGCACTTTTATAAAACAACATATAAATAAAAAGGTTGTTATAACTTCCCACCCACCCACTTCAGAGACCGTACTCATTGATTTGTTACAAATTGAAGCAAGTATCCCATTGCATGGGCTCATTTCTACTGCATAATGATGAAAACCAGAGTAGGATACATTTTGAGGCTAATACTGCTGCAGAAAACTGAGGGTTTTACACTCTCAAACAACCATTTTCTAAGACCTTCACTGTCCCAGCCTAAAATAACACAAACACTTCAGATACCTTCGATGCACCTAGCAAAAGCTTAAACTAAAGCTTTAGCATGATATTAGGCCATCAGTGAAGGAAATGAACCAAGCCACCATACTAAGGATTACTAGGTGCCGAAAGGATCAAgaacaaaatatcatcaacataagaCACTAACCAACTCCTCATCTTGTTGACGCTGTAATTCAGCTCTCTGGCGATGACGCACACGCAATAGATCTTGCAAGCGGTCGAGATCATTTCCAAGAAGAACTTGAGCCAACTCTGGATCATTCTGTAAGTTGAAACAGTGAACGTACCCTCATTTGACTTCCCAGTTAGGACATCAATAATGTAACAGCAACGAGATGGAACAAAATACTAGAGAAGTATATAACTCTTTCAATAATTGTTAAGTAGAAAAGTGAAGGAATGCATCACACAGACACACAGAGATACAGACAGACAGAGATGTTAAACCAACTCTACCTGAAAAAGTTGGGCCATTATATTAGAGTCATTTCGCAGGTGTTGTTGGAAAGCTGAAGGGTTGACAGCAGAACCATCTGGATTGAAGCCCAAATCATTTGTAGGTCTATTGTTATAGTCAAAATCACACAATTAGCATGAAATCACCCAGATAACTAATTAAAGTGAGTAGTAGGCCATGAAACTGATATAACAACCATAAAAGTAAAAACATGGTGCAAAATAAGGTGCAATCAGTGTCAAGGGTGCAACTCCTATGGAATTCGAAGACACAATAAAGTGTATTGATCTCACATTCCCTATTACTTCTCATATGCAATACAGCAAAAGATCATGGCTGCCAAGATTACATTTTGACACAATTAATAGCAAGTATTAAGCTGATAAAATGATGAAGGCATAAGATCCAAAATATTATAACTGATCACTAAGAGTTCTGctttttctctgttttcttttaACAAGTAAACAATCACCAAAAGTATGGGATGAGGAACAGATGGTTCAGGTATTTCTTCCTTGTGCATGCCCTATTAACAGATAGTTTAGGTATATGTTTCTAGTTCTTAGAGCCACATTATGGTAGGGCAGCGTACAAATTCCttatttctaaagaaaattctTCTTGGTTAACAGAAAAAGAATTCTCTGATAGGAGATTGGACCACGATTAACATCATTCACTATGCTAATGTTACACAAATTGCAGTAAAACTCCTAAAGCTACAAACTTTAAGCAATTCAATAGCTGCAAAGCAGACTACTTGGCTTAAAGTAGGAAATTGAATATTAGTAGTACTCAACAGTAATTTGTCCCAaacaacaaaaaggaaaaagaaaaaacctttAGCTGTCAAATCGTCAATCCAAACGAGACCAATTTGCAGTATAACTCATAAAGCTACAAGCTTTTAGCAATTTCCCGAGGTGTGAAGAATACAACCTagcataaactagcaaaaatcAGCAAATTAGCAGCTAAAGAACGAAGATTAAATACCTAGATGACGACAAAGCATTGGCATTGGATAccatcatcaccaaatctccATCACCAATACCAAGCCCACTCAGTTTCTCCGCATTCCTCATCTCCGTCCCATTATATAACAGCTGCTGTTGCTGAAGCGGCACTTGTGTCTGATTATCAAAACATATGAATTACTCATCCAGAATTCAATCAATAATTTGGGGGATAAGAAATagttaaaaaggaagaaaaactaacCTCGACTTCCAGTAGAGCTTTGAGGTTCTCAACCTGTAATGGATGAGTTGATGTATTGAACAAAGTAATCAGCGAAGACAAAACTAAAAAGGGAAATACAGGGGAAAGAGAGAAACGAGGATAAATTACGGATTCATCACGATCGACATCCAAGGTGAGAATTTGTTCGTCGGCGGTCATTACGGTGATCTTCATCTTTTTTACTCCGGTTGGActcgtttcttcttcttcttttcggATAAACTTGGAAAAAGCTGTAATTTTGTGATTGGTAGATGAATGAACTACACTGACTAAATAAACAGAatgcctatatatatatatatattctttttctttgggtctttcttttcttattgACAAAGTTATCTTGCAGGTCCGTTGACCGGCTCGACGGAGCTGGTTGATTTGACCGACGACTGACAGCTGCTTCGGTTTTTCTCTCTATCTCCGGCCGGGGGGCGGCGACCGGCGCTCGTAAATACGACAATTTAGCAAGTAGTAATAGTAATCAATTATAACCTCTACAAAGTCGCATAATTCCCGTTTGCTTTGTGTGGGCTTTTTATTTTGTATGGGCGCTGGTAAATGCGTTTCACGAGGACAGATTTTGGAGGCATTCGCATGATGGCGTTAGCTAAACATCTGTCATCGACCAAATATTAATTGATGGATGTAAAAGccttaattatattttatatttttcacttaatataaaattcaaattatttttgttagTTACGTACTCAATATTAAACATGatcaataataaataattaaaaaatttatagccaaaatattACAGAAAACAAACTCTAACGTCATAAATATTCTTATCAACATATTAAGTttagttgctgaaatttttatagtattaaagttcattttttgtaatgttttggtttttttttattatttgtcaTTGACCATGTCTGATAATAGATTTGTAACTGAAAAAAGTAATTTAGATATTATAGTATTAAGTGAAATATATGAAATAATATACTACTTTTTGATGTTATATGTAATTCGACCCTAATGATAACTAGCAAATTCTAgtattttcttgaatatttAGGCTGATATTAGATTATAAATAATACAGTAAATAAGAGACAATGGCGAAATCATATTATTTTGTCTTTTCTAAATATCACTTTTAAATTATTGGTTAAATCTAAATATTACAAGGTAATAAATTTTAAGGGAGgttaatataattttcaaaaattataggAAGGTCAGTGAAATAATTAGAACCagggaaggtttctgaaattattcctCGTTTAAAAGAACTGTTTCCCGATGACAAGTTTTGGTGGCATTCGCATGACGGCGTTAGCTAAACATTTGTCATGGACCAACTAATATTAATGGATGTCGATATATAACCCTTAATTAaaatatctttttttctttttaaattgttCTAAGGGGTGTTCCAGAACGCTTGCTAAATTACATTTAATACACATATTCAAATTTGCTGTGCCTCTACATTTAAAAACTTTTTCCAATTAGTTTCACCCatgcccccaaaaaaaaaaaaaaaaaaaaaaaacactcgaGGGCTGTCATTCGAGGTGAAATTTTTGCAGCTTAGGCCAATAGTAccaatatataattattataaaaataGCTCTGCAAAGGTTCCATTCGAGGGCCAGGAAGAAAGACGGAACAGAATTGATATCCAGTCTTCTTGTAAATCGATTGTACCAGGGCAAGCGCAAAACTCAGATGGAGAGGCAGGCAGCAGCACTCGAagaggaaatttttagttcgagttctctatttcctttttttgcGGCTAAAAGAGGCACTGAAGAAGGTTGAGGCTTGGTAGTTGCTGAGGCTACTGTAAAAGCTTTTCGAGCTCTAATAAAATCCTATCGTTCCAGAGTCCAGAccaaagggcaaaaaaaaaaaaaaagacaaaaaatctCAGCCGCCGTGCAGTTGCTGCTGCCTAGAATCTGATCCAGGATCATAGACTTGATCCCAAACCCAGTAGTCTAATTGTGAATTGAAATAATCGCTGAATACCAGGTTGGCTACCTGCTCAAACGCAAATTCAATTAACAGGATAATGCTTGCTGCTGAACCTGAAGGCATATATTCTTGTTCCGCAATGAACAAACTTCTGAAACCACAATGCAAATGTAATTTACTGATTAACGTAGATGAGATTCAAGAAAAAACCAATCATGAATCAAGTGTTGaacagaaaaatcacaaacTTAAAAGAGTAGTAGGACGATACAAAAGAATCAGGGCGGGGATAAACCAGCAGCACTATAATGCTGGAGTAAATTGAGCTTGCAAATCCAAAGTAACGGTAGAAGAGAAGATGACGATGAAAAGAGCCTATTCTATTCTAGTAGGGAGGAGGGGCGTTGAAGCCTAAGAAGGGCCTCTTCATGGAGGAGCCGCCGCATGAGGAGGCGGCAGCGGGATCACAGGCATGCAGGGTGTCCTCCAACTTGTGAAAACCATGCTTGAAAACTCCAAATCCAAACAAGAATCCGATGACTATCACCGCCAAAATCAGGCATGTGCAGAACATGCAAATTCTGGCCCCACAACACATGTCGGATCTCGATTCGGGACAACCTTAATTCTCCAGAATCCTGATAGATGGTCTAATGTTGTTTGCTTTTTCGGATAAATGATACTCCAGAATCCTGATAGCAGCCTGGGAAGTCGAGAAAACAGAGGGGTATGTTGGAGTTTGGGAAGGAAGGATGGCAAAGTCTGGTGAGCGTTCAAGAAAGAGTTGGGTTGGGCTCCTTTTTGATAGGTGAGGAGGCAGacgatagatagatagatagatttGTCCTATGAAGCGGTTACTCTACGCATTCTGTCCGTTAAGCAAATTAAATCGTGCACAACTCCACCTTACCATCCTTGATTGCCCTCTCCCGTCAGAGATGTTCCCCATATTCATCCCCTTCTCTTACTTGAAGGAAGAATGGATGAAATTTAAGAAGTAATTATTCGTaacttatttcttcttttcgcGGGTTAGTTCATCCATAAATTGCGATTGTAGCAATGCACCCCCTGGTTTATGAGAAACTGCAGATATATTTCTTTGTCAGTTGCAATTTTTGTGTTATACTTTACCAAAAACCTGTAGCTGCAGCTGAATTTGGACAAGTCTACCTTCAAAAGTTAcgatatatatatgtgtgtgtgtgttttggaCACCTTTAAAAAGGATTCCACAGTTCTCGGGCCCCTTTATGATTCTAAGTCCACGTCTTAAAGCATGGTGAATTTGTAATTCTTATTACTTAAtaaactggaaattcttctaaaaaataaatgggttataccaTCACAAGGGGAAAATGGTTAATTCAGTCCTCAAACGTCTATTCTCCATCCTTCAAAATAAAACCGTGACCCATTGACATGTGACTATTGTCCCACCCTACCAAATACTAAACAGGGGGAACATATGAAGTGGACTCCTGTCCGCCGAACCTGATATTATCCTCAGCGCAACCAGCATGAATGATTTTAATGAGATAAGgggtaaaaaatatatatatatagaaaaccATATAAAGCTCTGTTAGCATTTTCCTATCCCCCAATCTACTATCTTCTATAAATATTAATGTCCACCGCAATATTCATCAATCAACAAATATAAGATACTCCCTCCGTTCTATTGAaagttttatatatatatttttttttttgctgttcTAAAATATTTGTTATGTTTGACATTTCTAACTATTTTATACTCTGAAATTTTCCTTATACCCTTCATTAATGATACATAAAGACAAATGTGATGAGATTACTTTCTACTTTTTACTTTGACCAGCACATGATTAAGAGTAAAAGTAAAACAGAAGGAAAAACTTTTTGATAGAGTATGCTATGTATAAAAATCCATATTTTCAAACATGACTAAATATATGAGATGAAGAGAGTACAAGATACGGATTTAGAATATAAATGTGTGATCTAATAAGGCATTAGTCTTAGTGACTAAGGATTTAAGAGTTGCATTCAAGGGTTAAGAGTTATAATTCTCGTCACTATGAGTTGGTTGCAATGTTatccaaaagagaaaaataaaaagaattcaGCCCTTTTAAATATTGAATCTGTGAATTCAGCccttttaaattttgaagactTCAGATGGAACTAAATGTTCGGCCCCATTAAGGAAGGTTAATGTGGGCCGTAGACAAACATTGATCCTGGATGCTCCAGAGAAAATAGACTTATAATTCTCGTCACTATGAGTTGGTGGTGATATTatccaaaagagaaaaataaaaagaattcaGCCCTTTTAAAGATTGAATCTGTGAATTCAGCccttttaaattttgaagactTGAGATGGAACTAAATGTTGGGCCCTATTAACGAAGGTTAATGTGGGCCGTAGACAAACATTGATCCTGGATGGTCCAGAGAAAATAGACCCTAACCGTGTAAATGAGAAGGGACACTGTTGGCCCAAGTTGGAATCGACTGTTATGGGTTTGGCCTTGTATTAGTCCCTAACAACAAGCTTAGTTGGTAGGGATACTAACAAAAGTCTGAGGCTCTTGGTTCCATTCTCAAACTCTCTCATTTCTTCTCTTTCCTCTTCTCGAAAGACCTGTAATCTCCCTTTGGACAAGAGCTTTTTGTTTCATCCGATCCATcccttctaaaaaaaaaaaaaaaggccattCTTGTTTCATCAAAAATCCACATATTGTTGCCGATAAGGCTTACTCTCCATCCTTTATCtgctttttaaatttcatccattccctgttaaaaaaaaatccataaatTGGAGTAGAAAATGAGGAGAATATTTCATTTTTCATGTGTAAGTTTTTTTACTTTAATGTGTACCTTTTAGAAAATATGCTAATTCGATGTAGTTAAAGCGTCTTGCTCGGTCATCTTTTATGTGTATGATGATGATAGTACTGACAAGTGTGCCATATAATAGTAATACACTCCAAAGATAAAAGAGGACGATAAAATAAAAGATGGAATTTAGTAACACGGGTAAATTTGTGCTAAAACATGAATAAAACTCCTAGTACCCTAAATAACATATAACATCACAAGCTTATGTCTTTTGCATGGCCAAGTTTGGTGGAGTATTTGATTTGATAGCAATTCAATTTGTAAGCGGTAATTTATTTCGTGCAAGATTTAAAAATCCATTAAAGCATTGAGGGTTGGATAAAAGGCTACTCTTTAATCGTGTAGGtgcatcacaaaaaaaaaaaatggttgccTACTTAATCTATCCAACATTGCCATGCATGGTCCTCATGGGATGATCCAGCAGTAAGCGGACTTTTAAGAACTCTTGTGATCTTGAATTCGAATTTTACCCTAAACTTGAACCTCCGTGACTTGTTTGAGGTCGCTGCGTGGGGCCGTGGTGCATTCCTGCGATTTGATGTGCCGGCTCGGGTCCTAAGGATTCGAGTTAGGGTATGTTCcagattaccaaaaaaaaaaaaaaaattgccatgCATGGAGAGTGCttcaaatgaaggaaaaggaaTACCAGAAACAAACGCTAAATTGTCCacaaataattttcaattttttttatctcatatacattatTCATAGGAATATTATATTATGAAAAATACTACTATACATATtactattctattttttttttcaaaacaatcTCATATCCAAATACGCTCGAAATAAGAATAGATCTCCAAAGAGAGACAAATTCCGgcaaacaataataataataataataaaagaaaacctAGTTGCCTTATTACCCGCATCCATCTTCTTCTCTCATGTATGCTACAGTGTAGTAGACTCGCAGTGTATTTTGGTCTCCCCAAAGTCTCCAAAATCCCATAATAATACTCAAATCCCGTCCGTCCCACCACCACAGTTGAAactgagagagaaaaaaagaccCACCCCCGCATCCATCTGGGCCTCTggtccctccccctccctcaCTCCCTTCTTGTCTTCTGCTCAATCGGATCTTAAATCTCCATAACTCCGCTTCCTTCTTCTATACTGTGGAatcacacacacgcacacacacacacacacatacacataatTATATATTGGACTCCGTATATATTTTACGCAGCAGAACATTTTTTTGCAATATTTTCTCAGATCTCAGTAATCTGGAACTATTGGGATTGTGAGATTAGGAGTAACTATAATTGGATAGATGGCTTCCCCTGGCAATCCAAATCAACCAGGTGGAGGACCATTTGATATGCATAAATTCTTCAAGCCCTCTTCACCGTcatctgctgctgctgctgctgctgttgtcCCCAACCCTACATCTTCTACTCCTActcctcctccttcttcttCCCCCAATCCCCAAAACCCTAATAACCCTAATTTGATTTCTGGCCCATTCCCACCTCCTTCCGCCTCTTATCCACCTCCTACTGGTGGCGCCCCTGGTGGGGCCTACTCCTACGCTCCTCAGACCTCGCCTTTCCACCACCATCCTCCGCCCCAAtttcaccaccaccaccaccatcttCCCCAATTTAGTAACAGTGGTTCTAATCCTCCACAACTTCAGCCGGATCCCTCCTCTCAGTTTACTAGTAATTTGCACCAGCAGAGGTCCATGTCCTTTCCTACACCCCCGCTTCAGCCTCCTCTTTCTGGCCCTCTCCATCACCAGTTCCCCCAAAATCCcggtaataataacaataatgttGGCAACAGCAGTGGGAGTAATGCCACTAACCAGAATCCAGGGGCGAGGCTGATGGCTTTGTTGAGTGCTCCGCCTTCTACCCTCGAAATCCCGCCACAACCAGCCATGCCAATGCCTCCCATTCAGCCTACTAACTCTGGGGGATCAGATTTTTCCAACCCCCAAAGTTTGCCCATGATGGGTTCTGGCCCGAATGTGGGTTTTCCCCATCCGGGGCCAATGCGGATGCCGAGCAGTAAGCTGCCAAAGGGGCGGCATTTGATAGGTGATCACGTGGTTTATGACATTGATGTTAGGTTGCCGGGTGAGGTGCAGCCTCAGCTCGAGGTTACTCCAATTACCAAGTATGGTTCAGACCCTGGTCTGGTTCTTGGAAGGCAGATTGCGGTGAATAAGACTTACATTTGCTATGGACTCAAATTAGGAGCCATTCGGGTTCTCAATATCAATACGGCATTGAGATCCTTACTTAAGGGCCTTGCCCAGGTTAGCCTAATTGCTTTGCTTGATCTATATCTGTCTTGATTATGCATTTGTTGAGTTTCACATCCCTGGATATGATCATGGTGAACTTAGAGATAGGATTTTGGGAGTAATATGCAATAAGTGTGAATTAACTTCTTGGCTTGATCTGTGGTGGTACTTGGATGAACTTTTGTTGTCTTATGGATTGCATGGGATGATATCCAGTGAGAGTAAGTAAAATTGTAGATTCAAGGATAATTACCAAAGAAACTACTCTAGACTCCTTGTATACACTCTGATTATAGTGATGCTGTTGGGTTTTCTTGCATGTATTGCGGTAACTAGAATTGGAATACATACGGTATATTTTGGTGTGGACATGGGAATGGCAATATCAAGAGTCGTGTCATGTTCGAATTTTCTTTCCCAATTCTAAGGGAAGCATACTCTGGGGCTTGCTATAAACGGTAATGCTCGACACTAGGAATTTAGGTATTGGCTTTTAGTTGGGACCCAGTTGAATTTCAAGATCTCACAGCCACTAGGGGCATAAGAAGTGTAATTAAGACTGCTGCTTGTTGTtctttttgtcttctttttttttttggttttttttgtttgggggggggggggggaaggggtTGGAATGCCATGCTGTTTGGTACTTTCCATctattattatattaatttttcccACCTCCATCTTACACGCTGGAAGTTTCACGCGTCACAGGATAGCAGGAGTGATATTAagtcgagtcaagctcgagtatcGCCATacttgagctcgaactcgatgCCTAGTAGCaatactcgagctcgattaaGAGCAAGTTGTTTGAacaaagctcgagctcgactcgatgtAATATTGGGCaggctcgaactcgactcaatAGAATTCGAGAAGTTGGCAAGCTCAATATTGAGCTTTAGTACTCGAGCTCGACAAATGGTTAGGGTTGTAAATATTGCAAATAATCAACCTAAAAAggtgatttaattatttataatatattaattaaatattatgCCAAGTACTCGATAGAGCTTATTGAACTCTCGAATATATGATATAcatactcgagcttgactcgaaaCCTCAATCGAGTAGcttgagctcgactcgaacttGCTTGATTAAATTGCGCCCCTTAAAtgtgaataatttatttttttccatGGTCCAACAAAACCATCAAGGCCACAATCGCAATGTATCCTGGCTTGTCCTTTACCTTTTCTTTGGCAGACGTTGAAAGAATTGAAATCAGGGAATGTGCTATTCATATCTGTTTGTGCAGTATAACCCTATTCATATCTGTTTGTTCATCCCCTTCGTACAACCCAATTTGAGAGGAACATTGGTTTGTCACTGAAAACTATTCTTAGAATATATGTTGTACCAAACTTTGTTGGTAATGGATTGGAAGTGATAGTTTGATTTCTTTATTGAAATAAGAAGTTCTCAGGtgcaatatatttttaaaaagcgTATTATCCAGTGCAAGACCCCTCAGGGGATAAATCCGATTTTATGACCTTTCTGGTGTTTATTCATTTTCCTAGACATGACATGTGGCACAAAGTAATTATTATCGACAGCTGTTGGGGTTGAGAGGATAAGAATGATACGCTCAAAAGTCGGACTGAGTAGTCAAACATTTCATCGCTGGTTATCTGAATTTTTTAAGAATATGCTTAAATGGTATTAACTCAACTAAATCTGGGAACATTGTTAATactatcctcattattaataaTCATGAAGTGGCTAATGCACTCACTGGAATTTCCAAAATATGGAAGTCATTTATGTCAA
The DNA window shown above is from Coffea arabica cultivar ET-39 chromosome 5e, Coffea Arabica ET-39 HiFi, whole genome shotgun sequence and carries:
- the LOC113688593 gene encoding protein DNA-DAMAGE INDUCIBLE 1, yielding MKITVMTADEQILTLDVDRDESVENLKALLEVETQVPLQQQQLLYNGTEMRNAEKLSGLGIGDGDLVMMVSNANALSSSRPTNDLGFNPDGSAVNPSAFQQHLRNDSNIMAQLFQNDPELAQVLLGNDLDRLQDLLRVRHRQRAELQRQQDEELALLHADPFDVEAQKRIEAAIRQKGIDENWAAALEQNPEGFARVVMLYVDMEVNGVPLKAFVDSGAQSTIISKSCAERCGLLRLLDTRYRGIAHGVGQSEILGRIHVAPIKIGNIFYPCSFLVLDAPNMEFLFGLDMLRKHQCMIDLKENVLRVGGGEVSVPFLHEKDIPSTFLDEGTQAKEASSSGAQASSGNKEKDNTPKRGPSGGSQGNLTQGQDFEAKVAKLVELGFGREAVIQALKFSDGNEEQAAAYLFGG